A stretch of Gossypium hirsutum isolate 1008001.06 chromosome A06, Gossypium_hirsutum_v2.1, whole genome shotgun sequence DNA encodes these proteins:
- the LOC107962322 gene encoding low-temperature-induced cysteine proteinase: MGFQRNILGFLFLILASLTSLSSSLPSEYSIVEHEIDAFLSEERVLEIFQQWKEKNQKVYRHAEEAEKRFENFKGNLKYILERNAMRKANKWEHHVGLNKFADMSNEEFRKAYLSKVKKPINKGITLSRNMRRKVQSCDAPSSLDWRNYGVVTAVKDQGSCGSCWAFSSTGAMEGINALVTGDLISLSEQELVDCDTSNYGCEGGYMDYAFEWVINNGGIDSETDYPYTGVDGTCNTTKEETKVVSIDGYQDVEQSDSALLCAVAQQPVSVGIDGSAIDFQLYTGGIYDGSCSDDPDDIDHAVLIVGYGSEGSEEYWIVKNSWGTSWGIDGYFYLKRDTDLPYGVCAVNAMASYPTKESSSPSPYPSPSVPPPPPPSTPPPPPPPSPSPSDCGDFSYCSSDETCCCLFEFYDYCLIYGCCEYENAVCCTGTEYCCPSDYPICDVQEGLCLKNAGDYLGVAARKRKVAKHKLPWTKIEETEITYQPLQWRRNPFAAMR; encoded by the exons ATGGGTTTCCAAAGAAACATATTGGGTTTCCTTTTCTTGATATTGGCTTCACTAACAAGCCTCTCTTCTAGCCTTCCTAGTGAATACTCCATAGTGGAACATGAGATTGACGCATTTCTTTCGGAGGAAAGGGTGTTGGAGATCTTCCAACAGTGGAAAGAAAAGAATCAGAAAGTGTACCGGCACGCCGAGGAGGCTGAGAAAAGGTTTGAAAATTTCAAGGGGAATTTGAAGTATATCCTAGAGAGGAATGCAATGAGAAAAGCAAACAAATGGGAACACCATGTGGGATTGAACAAGTTTGCTGATATGAGCAATGAGGAGTTCAGAAAAGCTTACTTGTCAAAGGTGAAAAAGCCCATCAACAAAGGGATAACCCTGTCAAGGAACATGAGGAGAAAGGTGCAGTCTTGTGATGCACCCTCCTCCTTGGATTGGAGGAACTATGGAGTTGTGACTGCTGTCAAGGACCAAGGTTCTTGTG GAAGTTGTTGGGCATTCTCATCAACCGGAGCCATGGAAGGAATCAATGCCTTAGTTACTGGAGACCTAATTAGCCTTTCAGAACAAGAACTTGTAGATTGTGATACCAGCAACTATGGGTGTGAAGGAGGATACATGGACTATGCTTTCGAGTGGGTTATAAACAATGGCGGGATCGATAGCGAAACCGACTACCCCTACACTGGTGTGGATGGCACATGTAACACCACCAAG GAGGAAACCAAGGTTGTATCTATTGATGGCTATCAAGATGTAGAGCAATCAGATAGTGCTCTTTTATGTGCCGTTGCTCAGCAACCTGTTAGTGTGGGAATTGATGGTTCCGCCATTGATTTTCAACTTTACACTGGT GGAATTTATGATGGGAGCTGCTCGGATGATCCAGATGACATTGATCATGCTGTTTTAATAGTTGGTTATGGTTCAGAAGGCAGTGAAGAGTATTGGATAGTGAAGAATTCATGGGGAACAAGTTGGGGGATAGATGGATATTTCTATCTAAAAAGAGACACTGATTTACCATATGGTGTTTGTGCTGTCAATGCCATGGCTTCTTATCCAACTAAAGAATCCTCTTCACCATCCCCTTATCCATCGCCAAGTGTTCCTCCACCGCCACCTCCTTCaactccaccaccaccaccacctccatcTCCTTCACCAAGTGATTGTGGAGACTTTTCCTATTGTTCAAGTGATGAGACATGCTGTTGCCTTTTTGAATTCTATGATTATTGCCTAATATACGGCTGCTGTGAATATGAAAATGCTGTTTGCTGTACCGGAACTGAATACTGCTGCCCTAGTGATTACCCCATTTGTGATGTCCAAGAAGGACTCTGCCTCAAG AACGCTGGAGACTATCTGGGAGTAGCAGCTAGGAAGCGAAAGGTGGCTAAACACAAATTACCATGGActaaaatagaggaaacagagaTAACATATCAGCCTCTGCAATGGAGAAGGAACCCTTTTGCTGCAATGCGttga